Part of the Aquimarina sp. MAR_2010_214 genome is shown below.
CTAATATCTTCAGAACTCCATTATCTTGATCAGATTACTTTTTTTGAATACCTTGATAAATACCTACCTATTGATAACACATTTATCAATGCAATAGATTATCAAATGCTAGATGATTATGGAGGTACTACTAAACAAATTTCGGCGTTAGCCGGTATTCATTATTACACTTGCAGACCTTATTACACCAACAAAAACATAAAAACATTTTCGCCTACTGAGGGGAATTACTATTTTATTAATAAAATGAAGAATTACGTTCCTTCTAGTAATATACATTGTAATCATTTGGTCTTTGAACTGAAAAGAGAGAACGAAAAATGGCAGGCAGATATATTAGACACCAAAAATGGAGTGCGAAAAAAAGTAGTCTCGAATACTGTAATTTATGCAGGCCAAAAGCATGCTTTACAATATATAAACCCCACATCATTTCATCAGTTTAATGATATTTCGTACACTCCCTGGGTCGTTATTAATATAATGCTTACCGATGATATTGCATTACCTAACAGTAAATGGCAAAATGATTTTATATCTACAGACACTACATTTTTAGGGTTTTCCGATTCTAAAATCCAAAATCCGAAAAATGATCGAGTTCTAACTGCATATTATTGTTTTCCTGATATGCATCATTATAGTGTTCAGAATTTAGAGACTTCTTATGACTCGATTGTTCATGAAACAATCAAAAAAATGTCTGCCTATTACAAAAAAGATATTAGCCGTGCTGTAAGAGAAGTATTTATTAAGTTACTGGGGCATGCAATGCCAATTCCACAACCTGGTTATCTAACTAAACCTAGAAATCTATTGATCGATGATCTAGCTTTTGCAGGCGCAGATACAGGTCGTTTACCTCTCTTATTTGACGCTTTAGATTCTGGAATACAAGCTGCAAAAACGGTTTCGAATATCTAACATTTTTTTAATACATATCCCAATTACCATTCAAATAATACTTATAAAGCATGGGAGAGTTAATTGTATTGATTTCGACCTGAGATGTATCTGTAAGTGGTTTTCCGAAAGAGGTAATTAAATCTATTGCTTCTTTATTGAGCCATTTATTATTAAGATTTTTATATGAAGCTTGCTTTAACCGCTTTATCATCTGTTCTTTGGTATGTTTTTTACTACCCAATATCCAACCCCACTCACCTAAAGTCAACACTTGATTATGCATTTGTAAGTTAGTAAAACCAGCTGTTTTCATTGTTTTATCAATACAATAAAACGCTTTTGTCGCATAATAAGGGCTTCCAGCTTGTGTAATAATATGACCATTAGGTCTCAATGCATGGTGTGCTAAACGATAAAACTCTAGTGAGTAGAGCTTATTAATTTCTATGGTTTTAGCATCAGGCAAATCCACTATTATAATATCATAATACGTTTCGTTTTCTTTTAAAAAAGTAAATCCATCATCATTTACAATGGTTACTTTAGGGTTTTGCAGTGCTGATTCATTGTATTTCACAATCCCTTCAAACTCTTTACCTAGCTTAGTCATCGCCGGGTCTAAATCTACAAGTGTAATAGTACTTACTTCTTCGTATTTTAGTAGTTCTTTTACATTAAAACCATCTCCTCCTCCGATGATCAGGATATTTTTATGTTCAGGAGTTAGTGCCATAATGGGATGCACCATTGGTTCATGATATAAAAATTCATCGAACGTACTTAACTGTTGATTTCCATTAATGTACAACCAATAATGCTCTTTCCATTGTGTAACAGTAATATGCTGGTATTTAGATTGTTCTTGATAGACTATTTTATCTTTATACCTTGATTGTTCACCGTATAAAATTATTTCTTCTGATGAAACAAACCCAATACTTAAAATAACAGCTAACAAAAATATGCTGATGTTTATCCATTTTTTTTCTGTAATTAACATACTTCTATAATTCCAAAATAAAAGTATGGCTACTATAAAATTTAAGGTTCCAAAAACAAATGCAGTATTCGTAATCCCTAATTCTGGAAGACCCCAAAAGGCGAACAACAAACCTCCAATAAGACTTCCTATATAGTCCCAAGACATAATATTGGAAATATTTTTATTTAAAGACTCATGAGTTTCATTAAGCCTTGTTGCTAAAGGGATTTCAAATCCTATACAAAAACCTACAGACAATGCTAATCCGTATATAATAATATTTATAAATTCTGTTTTTGCAGCGAATACATATACTAATAATGGAGAAAAGCTAATCAGAATGGATAATGAAAATTCTATAAAAAGAAATGCTAATAATAAACGTTTAGTCACCAATCGACTCATACGACTACCGATTCCCATAGCAAACAGCATTATAGACAATACAATAGTCCATTGTACTATTAAGTTTCCTATAAAATAAGATGCCAATGTTGACAAAATAAATTCTGAGGTTAACCCAGAAACCCCTGTCGCAAAAATGGCAATTTTAAGCCATAAGCTCTTATTTGTTTTTAGCATAAATAATTTTAAAAAAAAGCGGAATCTTATGCAAAACTTAGACAGATAAGTATCGATCCTCCTATATATGAAAAAGCTTCAATGATTGCAGCTCCATTATTTGGTTTTTCTTGATTTACAATTTCATCAGTAAGATTTCTTTTAGGGAGTAATATTTTATCCGTTAAGACCCTTGCTAAAGGCAGTAATAACAGACCTATTCCTGTTTCCAGCAATAAATTTTCTCCAACTACAATCCAACTATCCGCTTCCATTTGTGTTCCAAAACGCACCAAATTAGCAACTGCCACTATGGCTCCTGAAAACCCAATTCCTACAGCTACATTATCCTTTTTGATATACTCGTGGATATCATATGGTGTTATCTTATTATATACAACACTCACTAACGCCAAAACAAACTGTGCAATCAACCAAAGAATAAGTATTTCGAAAAAATTATCTTGATTTTCTGTAATTACACCATAAATTACTAAACTATTGGCAATGCATATAGCAGCTTCTAAAATACCGACACCGACATTTTGATCCTCTACAATTTCTTTTTTTATTGAAAACTTTCTTAATATGACTTTGTCGGAAATTAAAATAGATACATTCAGCAAAAAAATGGATAATAAGCCATATATCCCAACTTCTATAAGGTCATCCACAATATGTCCGATCCCTTCTCCAGAATATACAGCAGATATTACGATCACCATTGCGATATAATAACCAACATTTGCAAATGAAAACGCCAAATTATCCTTTTCTACTAATTCTTGATCCATATTAATGCTTCTATGAAACAATTGATATACTTTTTTACCGATTAAGAATAAGACAAAACTGACGATTAAATAGATTAATGCTGTAATCAAATTATCTATAGTTTCTAAAAAATTAAACTGCATATTCTATTGAATTAATGACTTGTTAATATAAAGATTATTTTCCAAAACCTGTACTTCTTGATCTACTTCCTGATCTGCTTCTTGAAGAAGACCAACCTGATTTAGAAGCTCTTCGCCTAAAGAAATTAGGCTTTTCTTTTCTGGTTTGTTGAGAATTCGTGCCATAACGTGAACTACCTCCTTTTTTAGGACCATAGTAGTTTCTTGACCCATAGTATCCGCCTCCGCGATAGGTATCATAGTCGTTTCTATAGATTGGTCTATTAATCATACCGAACATTTGATTCATGAACATATAACGCCCATAGAACCCCCAAAAAGTACTCCCATTATGAGTTCTCCATTCACCATATCTACTATCACCAACATACCCATATCCAGGCGGCGACGCAACTTTAGAAATCTTTCCTTGACCTTTTTTTTCTAAAATAACCATTCCCAGATTATCTTCATGCTTAGCAAAAAACTTCTTATCTACTTCAATCCAATCAGAAATTTGCTCATATGGCGTATCATCTTCTTTGTGTTTGATGACCCTATATTTATGTGAATATGTTTTAAAAAAAGTACCATCGACATCCATATCTTCTAAAATCACAGAGAATTGTTTTTCATTACTATTCTCTACAATATAATTATCTAATGGTGTTTTTTTGAAATTCTTAGTACCACAACCCACAATACTTGTGATGAGAAATCCTGCTACTATTACTTTTATAAAATTTGATTTACTCATTTTTACATTTTTATCTTGGAAGAATATTAGAAAACTCAAACTCTTTTACATAGTTCCCATGAGCTACTTCAAATTCTTCTTCGCCAACTCTATCGATAGAGATTAACTCTTTATTATCACTATTCTGATACGTCCAATTAACCAGTTCATCGTAGCCTTCCTCATCACCTTCTTCCATACAATGACCTAAACTAGAACTAATTTTTACAAAAGTAGTATTATTATAGTTTATAGAATTAGGTGCTTCATCAGTCGAAGTTATAATTTCTATTAAATTAGGTAAAATATCTAATACGTCGATTTTATTCCAAATAGAACAGATTAAATCATCATCTTCTTCTACATAAAGATATAATGATTCATCACCTGAATCCAAGAAATATTCTCTCGAAAAAGAGTTATTCCCCCAATCGTATACATATACGTTCTTAACTTCCCAAGTTTTTAGAAAATAATCCAGTATATATCCTTTTTTAAGATCATTTACTGTAAAATCAACAATACTTTCTGGTTTGTCTTTTTTAAAAAAATTAAATATTCCCATATAAATTAGTTTATACTCTTACCACAATGTTTACAAGTTGTTTTATCCTTGTCTTTTTCTAATGAACTTCCAAATCCATTTGCTAAAATACCTGCGGGTAATGCAAATAATCCAACACCCAAAATTGCCATGATCCCTGCCATAAATTTACCTAACCCTGTAATCGGATATACATCACCATAACCCACTGTTGTAAGTGTAGCTACTCCCCACCACATGGTTGCCGGTATACTCGAAAAAGCATCTGGCTGAGCTTCATTTTCAACAAAATACATCAGACTTGATGAGACAACCAACAATGTTAATACGGCAAAAAGTGAAATCACTAGTTCTTCTTTTTTAGACAAGAATACATGACGTATGTGACTGAACGCATTATTATATCTTGATAATTTTAAAATTCTAAATAGTCTAATTAATCGCACTCCTCTAATTACCCTAGCATCTACGGCAACTAACAAAGGAATATAAGCCGGCACTAGTGCTAATAAATCAATGATACTAAAAAAAGAAAATAAATATTTTAGTCTTCCCCTAATAGGTCCTGAATATTCTTCTTTCTCTGTAATTGACCATATTCTGAATATATATTCAATTGTAAAAACACAAATAGAAAACAGTTCTATGAAATCAAATATATCTTGATAGTCTTTTTTTAACCAATTAACAGACTCTAAAACAACGGCTAGAATATTGAAAAAAATTAAATAGACAATAAATAAATCCACTCTTCTACTCCATTTATCATCGGCTTCTCCTTTTTCTAGAATTTCATAAGATCTTTTTTTAATGCTATTGTAATTCATTTAGTTGCTTTCTGCTATATTATTAATCAAACCTCGTTCTACACTTTTGTAAGAATGTCTTTTAGACTTCAGTTTTTCAGCTAATAATTGATAAGACAAAAGATAATCCATATCTGTATTACAAGTAAAAAAATCTACTGCTGCATATCCATATTCTGGCCAAGTATGTATTGCTAAGTGACTTTCGGCTATAACGACAACACCTGTCACTCCTTGGGGTGCAAATTGATGAAATACTGATTTTATGATCGTTGCTCCTGCAACAGTTGCTGCTTCATCCATTGAAACTTCTAAGATATCTAATTTATCAAGAATATCAACAGAACATTCATGGAACTCCATAAGTATATGCAATCCTAGTCCATTCATTATGATTAGTGGGATCTTTTTTTAAGGTTAGTTACTAGTAATCATCATAATATAAAAATCTGTAAACTTTAGGTTTACAGATTTAATTTATCCTTTTAAGCATCCTTTTTATTAGAAGCTATTTTGGCTTTCAGCTCTGCCAAACTATCTGAGATCTTATTTCCAGGATCATCCTTAAGCACATTATCTATCTCATCATCTATAGATTTCCCTTTACTAGCAATACTGCCATACGCATCAGATAATGCTTCTTCTTCTGCTACTTTATCTTTCATTTTCTCTAATAAAGAAATAGTGTTAGAAGAATCAATCTCTGAGATTTGTTTATTTAAATTTTTGGTAGCTGAAGCCACTTTTACTCTAGCCTTTAGTGTTTTCAATTCATTTTCCCAGGAATTAATATTATTCCTCAATTCCTTAACATTCCCTTCTAATTTACTAACATTTTGACTAAATAAAGCCTGTTCTTTTTTGGCTCTTTCTAAATGTCCTTCTGACTCTGTTTTCTTCTGTAAGGCTTGGCTTGCTAGACGATCAGCCTCCTCTGAGGTGATTTTCCCATTTGCCGCTTTCTGGAGTAACAAAACTGCCTTTTTTTCATAATCTAAGGCTCTCTCAGTTTCTGCCGCAATATCATTTTTGGATCTAATTTCTAACGCTTTAACCTCTGCTAAAGCTTTTAAACTATCTTCTAAATCCTTTTTCATATCTCTAATACCCTGTTCTGTCATTTTTATAGGGTCTTCTAATTTATCTACTACTGCATTTGCCTCCGCTTTTCCGAGGGTAAATAATCTCTTGAACAAACTCATATTATATATTTTTATTAATCTGTAGTATATACTCTACGTTATTTTACTTTATTTATATGCAAATATAATACATATTTTGTCTATTGCTAATATTTTTAGCAAAAAAATATAAAACTCAACTTCTTTAAAAGTTTCTATACTGAAAGATTTATCGACAAATGGGCTTTATAAATACTCAACAAAACATCCAGAGGCTTCGACCCCTCATCAAAATGCTATTTTTTTTAGCAATTATTGTTTAAAAAATGTAAAATCATTTCTTTTTAGATTTACCAGAGTATTTATATAACAACAACATCTAGTTTCGATTTCATAATCTTTCAAAACAAAGATAAAAGTTTTTAGAGTATAGTTTAGATGAGTCATAAATATAGAATTCTTCCCATTTAGATGAACCAGAATATTTACATAAGCGCAACAATTGGTCTTGATCTCCATTTAAAAAAAAGCCTCACATTTATATGAATTTTTTCTTTGTGCCGGAAACAAGACTCCATCCAATAATGAGGCTAAATCAACCAGAACTTGACTCTCTACATGAAAGTATCTTCTGTATTATTCGTCTTGCAGTTGTCCGTATTCACCAACAAAACAGTACTTTTTGATAAAGCCCCGTTTTTTGATATATTAGTCTATTTTGATTCTTTTCTTGGTATACTTAAAATAAAGAGCAAATGCAACAGTAAAGAATCTTAAGCGTTTTTATTTAACTTAGCCATCTACTGTTACTTAACTATTTGAATAAAAAAATTACATCGAACTCTATCAAAGAGGCCAAATTCTCCAATTTGTTTGATAAACACTATAACAGATTGTACAATTATGCCCTCAAAGTTTTAAAAGAAACTGACCTTTCTGAGGAGTTGGTTCAAGAAACATTTATCAAACTTTGGGAAAACTTTGAAAACATCAAGAAGTCTGAGCGTTCTATAGAATCATTTTTAATTACAACACTCAAAAATAAAATTATAGATGATTATAGAAAAAAACAAACTAGAGAAAAGCATACTAATTTATACACATTAAATACCAGTATTGAAACTCAGATTGACAAACAATGGGAATTAGTACAACGTATTGAAGATATTTATACGACTCTTGAACAAAAAACAACAGATATTTTCAAGCTATCAAGAGATAAAGGTTTGACCTACAAAGAAATTTCTAAACAAAAAGGAGTTTCTGTAAAAACCGTAGAACTCCATATATCAAAGGCTTTAACAGCATTCAAAAATGGCTTAAAGGACTACTTTTAAGAAAAGAAGTGGGTTTTCAATAGGGTAACACTACTTGACAAACGTCTTTTAAGTAGTTAACACCTTTTGGGTATGGAACATTTTAAAATTACAGAAACAGAACTTTGGGAATATATCTCCAAAACTGCTGACAATATAACGATTCAAAAAGTAGAAAAATGGATGGATTCTGCAGATTTTGATGAAGCCTTATTTATCAAAATAAGGACCATCTATAATCATACTTCTGAACAAAATCCTTCTGTCGAACACGCTAAAAAACGTTTCTTTAATACGGTCAAACCAAAAACAGTGGTTTGGAAAGACATGCTTAAGTACGCAGCCATATTGATCGTAATAATTTCTGGAACATATTTCTACAATACGATATCCTCGAATAAGAATCAAATAGTTGTCCAGACAACTTTTGGTGAACAAAGGAGCATTGAACTATCAGATGGCTCCAAAGTCTGGTTAAATGCTTCAAGTAGATTATCCTATGATGTAGAAACCCCAAGAAATTTATACCTAGAAGGAGAAGGTTTTTTTGAAGTTGCAAAAGATACATTGCACCCTTTTACAGTAACTACACCAGATCATATTACGGTCACAGCTTTAGGTACCAGTTTTAATGTCAAATCGTATATAGATAGCTCAATTACAGAAACAAAATTAATTACAGGTAAAGTAAAAGTTACTTCTGATACACAATTTAAAGAAAGCGTAGTCATGATTCCTGATGATAAAGTAACTTTTTACAAGAATACCAAAAAAGTGGTAAAATCTAAAATGGATTTTAATGAGTCCAAAATTGCTTGGAAAGAAGGAAAAATACAATTCGACAACAAAACCTTCAGAGAAATAGCCATCGAT
Proteins encoded:
- a CDS encoding FAD/NAD(P)-binding protein; protein product: MDRRQFLYLSGGLITIASCKKSDREVKSRPNFPIHIDSNSATGHLVKSAVQLPVTTTLTTETLVVGGGISGMAAACSLSSNDFIVCELNSSLGGTSSALSINNVFYSQGAHYEHTYLHNYGYEGLELLKKLDVIKFNSYTNLWNFVDQQHLVPSHQEEACYVHGEMKSSVLLNSELRKNFFDLIRSFRGKLPLPSTLISSELHYLDQITFFEYLDKYLPIDNTFINAIDYQMLDDYGGTTKQISALAGIHYYTCRPYYTNKNIKTFSPTEGNYYFINKMKNYVPSSNIHCNHLVFELKRENEKWQADILDTKNGVRKKVVSNTVIYAGQKHALQYINPTSFHQFNDISYTPWVVINIMLTDDIALPNSKWQNDFISTDTTFLGFSDSKIQNPKNDRVLTAYYCFPDMHHYSVQNLETSYDSIVHETIKKMSAYYKKDISRAVREVFIKLLGHAMPIPQPGYLTKPRNLLIDDLAFAGADTGRLPLLFDALDSGIQAAKTVSNI
- a CDS encoding polyamine aminopropyltransferase, coding for MLKTNKSLWLKIAIFATGVSGLTSEFILSTLASYFIGNLIVQWTIVLSIMLFAMGIGSRMSRLVTKRLLLAFLFIEFSLSILISFSPLLVYVFAAKTEFINIIIYGLALSVGFCIGFEIPLATRLNETHESLNKNISNIMSWDYIGSLIGGLLFAFWGLPELGITNTAFVFGTLNFIVAILLFWNYRSMLITEKKWINISIFLLAVILSIGFVSSEEIILYGEQSRYKDKIVYQEQSKYQHITVTQWKEHYWLYINGNQQLSTFDEFLYHEPMVHPIMALTPEHKNILIIGGGDGFNVKELLKYEEVSTITLVDLDPAMTKLGKEFEGIVKYNESALQNPKVTIVNDDGFTFLKENETYYDIIIVDLPDAKTIEINKLYSLEFYRLAHHALRPNGHIITQAGSPYYATKAFYCIDKTMKTAGFTNLQMHNQVLTLGEWGWILGSKKHTKEQMIKRLKQASYKNLNNKWLNKEAIDLITSFGKPLTDTSQVEINTINSPMLYKYYLNGNWDMY
- a CDS encoding DUF350 domain-containing protein; this translates as MQFNFLETIDNLITALIYLIVSFVLFLIGKKVYQLFHRSINMDQELVEKDNLAFSFANVGYYIAMVIVISAVYSGEGIGHIVDDLIEVGIYGLLSIFLLNVSILISDKVILRKFSIKKEIVEDQNVGVGILEAAICIANSLVIYGVITENQDNFFEILILWLIAQFVLALVSVVYNKITPYDIHEYIKKDNVAVGIGFSGAIVAVANLVRFGTQMEADSWIVVGENLLLETGIGLLLLPLARVLTDKILLPKRNLTDEIVNQEKPNNGAAIIEAFSYIGGSILICLSFA
- a CDS encoding DUF4178 domain-containing protein, with translation MGIFNFFKKDKPESIVDFTVNDLKKGYILDYFLKTWEVKNVYVYDWGNNSFSREYFLDSGDESLYLYVEEDDDLICSIWNKIDVLDILPNLIEIITSTDEAPNSINYNNTTFVKISSSLGHCMEEGDEEGYDELVNWTYQNSDNKELISIDRVGEEEFEVAHGNYVKEFEFSNILPR
- a CDS encoding ion transporter; its protein translation is MNYNSIKKRSYEILEKGEADDKWSRRVDLFIVYLIFFNILAVVLESVNWLKKDYQDIFDFIELFSICVFTIEYIFRIWSITEKEEYSGPIRGRLKYLFSFFSIIDLLALVPAYIPLLVAVDARVIRGVRLIRLFRILKLSRYNNAFSHIRHVFLSKKEELVISLFAVLTLLVVSSSLMYFVENEAQPDAFSSIPATMWWGVATLTTVGYGDVYPITGLGKFMAGIMAILGVGLFALPAGILANGFGSSLEKDKDKTTCKHCGKSIN
- the speD gene encoding adenosylmethionine decarboxylase, which produces MNGLGLHILMEFHECSVDILDKLDILEVSMDEAATVAGATIIKSVFHQFAPQGVTGVVVIAESHLAIHTWPEYGYAAVDFFTCNTDMDYLLSYQLLAEKLKSKRHSYKSVERGLINNIAESN
- a CDS encoding PspA/IM30 family protein, producing MSLFKRLFTLGKAEANAVVDKLEDPIKMTEQGIRDMKKDLEDSLKALAEVKALEIRSKNDIAAETERALDYEKKAVLLLQKAANGKITSEEADRLASQALQKKTESEGHLERAKKEQALFSQNVSKLEGNVKELRNNINSWENELKTLKARVKVASATKNLNKQISEIDSSNTISLLEKMKDKVAEEEALSDAYGSIASKGKSIDDEIDNVLKDDPGNKISDSLAELKAKIASNKKDA
- a CDS encoding RNA polymerase sigma factor; the protein is MNKKITSNSIKEAKFSNLFDKHYNRLYNYALKVLKETDLSEELVQETFIKLWENFENIKKSERSIESFLITTLKNKIIDDYRKKQTREKHTNLYTLNTSIETQIDKQWELVQRIEDIYTTLEQKTTDIFKLSRDKGLTYKEISKQKGVSVKTVELHISKALTAFKNGLKDYF
- a CDS encoding FecR family protein, producing the protein MEHFKITETELWEYISKTADNITIQKVEKWMDSADFDEALFIKIRTIYNHTSEQNPSVEHAKKRFFNTVKPKTVVWKDMLKYAAILIVIISGTYFYNTISSNKNQIVVQTTFGEQRSIELSDGSKVWLNASSRLSYDVETPRNLYLEGEGFFEVAKDTLHPFTVTTPDHITVTALGTSFNVKSYIDSSITETKLITGKVKVTSDTQFKESVVMIPDDKVTFYKNTKKVVKSKMDFNESKIAWKEGKIQFDNKTFREIAIDLKAHFGKQIRFKNEDIAASKFTGSFDNNTPIDEIFEILKISKDFTYTLNTKTNEWIIK